The Streptococcus sp. 29896 genome includes a region encoding these proteins:
- a CDS encoding 2-dehydropantoate 2-reductase, protein MLVYIAGAGAMGCRFGYQLSKTENEVILLDNWSAHIEAIRQDGLLITGDVEDRVQLPIMLPTEATRQADLIILLTKADQLPKMLQDIKPIIGKETKVLSLLNGLGHATTMRRFVPEENIMVGVTIWLAGLKGPGHAHLEGTGSISLQDLTGQVAAVAPIVEMFNQAGLKAQYDENVIQAIWQKACVNGTMNPTCTILDCTIGELFGTESGLNLVQGIFKEFIAVAKAEVGNIDEEGIWKYIMDASKKAASHYPSMHQDLVQHGRKTEIDFLNGAVVFKGKRVGIPTPYCQMVTDMIHTKESILGLR, encoded by the coding sequence ATGTTAGTTTATATTGCTGGTGCGGGTGCTATGGGCTGTCGCTTTGGTTACCAATTGTCCAAAACGGAGAATGAAGTAATCCTGTTGGATAATTGGTCAGCTCATATCGAGGCGATTCGACAGGATGGCTTATTGATTACTGGTGATGTAGAAGATCGGGTACAGCTACCGATTATGCTGCCGACTGAGGCGACACGACAGGCAGATTTGATTATTCTTTTGACAAAGGCGGATCAGTTGCCGAAAATGCTACAGGATATCAAGCCAATCATTGGCAAGGAAACCAAGGTTCTCAGTCTCTTGAATGGTTTGGGGCATGCGACAACAATGCGCCGTTTTGTGCCGGAAGAAAATATCATGGTGGGTGTGACTATTTGGTTGGCTGGTTTGAAAGGGCCAGGGCATGCCCATCTAGAGGGAACTGGTTCTATCTCCTTGCAAGATCTAACTGGCCAGGTGGCAGCAGTGGCTCCGATCGTGGAAATGTTTAATCAGGCAGGTCTCAAGGCGCAGTATGATGAGAATGTGATTCAGGCGATTTGGCAGAAGGCATGTGTCAATGGGACCATGAATCCTACCTGTACGATTTTGGATTGTACGATTGGTGAACTGTTTGGAACGGAATCTGGCTTGAATCTGGTGCAAGGTATCTTTAAAGAATTTATCGCTGTTGCCAAGGCAGAAGTTGGCAACATTGATGAAGAAGGTATTTGGAAGTACATAATGGATGCGTCTAAAAAAGCAGCAAGTCACTATCCTTCGATGCACCAGGATTTGGTGCAACATGGTCGCAAAACGGAAATTGATTTCTTGAATGGAGCAGTCGTCTTTAAAGGCAAAAGGGTGGGCATTCCAACTCCTTATTGTCAAATGGTGACGGATATGATCCATACCAAAGAAAGCATCTTAGGCTTGCGTTAG
- the pyrH gene encoding UMP kinase, translating into MKPKYERILIKLSGEALAGERGVGIDIKTVQEMAREIQEVADSGVQIALVIGGGNLWRGEPAAEAGMDRVQADYTGMLGTVMNALVMADSLKQLGVDTRVQTAIAMQSVAEPYIRGRALRHLEKGRIVIFGAGIGSPYFSTDTTAALRAAEIEADAILMAKNGVDGVYNADPKKDANAVKFNELTHREVISRGLKIMDATASTLSMDNDIDLVVFNMNEPGNIKRVVFGEQIGTTVSNSSVEN; encoded by the coding sequence ATGAAACCAAAATATGAACGCATTTTGATCAAACTGTCTGGAGAGGCACTTGCTGGTGAACGTGGAGTCGGTATCGATATCAAGACAGTTCAGGAAATGGCAAGAGAAATCCAAGAAGTAGCGGATTCGGGTGTGCAAATCGCTTTGGTAATCGGTGGTGGTAACCTATGGCGCGGTGAGCCTGCTGCAGAAGCTGGTATGGATCGTGTGCAGGCAGACTACACAGGGATGCTTGGAACCGTCATGAACGCGCTCGTTATGGCAGATTCCCTCAAGCAGCTAGGTGTGGATACCCGTGTGCAAACTGCGATTGCTATGCAGTCTGTGGCTGAACCATACATCCGTGGACGTGCCCTTCGTCACCTTGAAAAAGGTCGTATTGTTATTTTCGGAGCAGGAATTGGTTCGCCTTATTTCTCAACGGATACAACAGCAGCCCTTCGTGCAGCCGAAATTGAAGCGGATGCCATTTTGATGGCTAAAAATGGTGTGGATGGTGTTTATAATGCTGATCCGAAGAAAGATGCCAATGCAGTTAAATTCAATGAATTGACCCACCGTGAAGTGATTAGCCGTGGCTTGAAAATCATGGATGCGACTGCTTCAACCTTGTCAATGGACAATGACATCGACTTGGTGGTGTTCAATATGAATGAACCTGGTAATATCAAACGAGTTGTATTTGGTGAACAAATTGGTACAACTGTCTCAAACTCATCTGTCGAAAACTAA
- a CDS encoding S1 RNA-binding domain-containing protein, with protein MTSLLATVVTGMVIDENDQFYFVQKEGQTLALAKEEGPHQIGESVKGFVYPDMKQRLRMTTKEVSASLTSFGWGRVTEVRKDLGVFLDTGLPDKEVVVSLDILPEIKELWPKKGDQLYVRYQVDKKDRLWALPAFQEDFQKMAGPAYDNMQNQTLRAIVYRLKMTGTFVYLPDNNMLGFIHPNERYSEPRLGQELEVRVIGYRAVDRTLNLSLKPRSFEMLENDAQMILTYLESNGGFMTLNDKSSPEDIKATFGISKGQFKKALGGLMKAGKIKQDAFGTETI; from the coding sequence ATGACCAGTTTACTTGCAACTGTCGTGACCGGCATGGTTATCGACGAAAATGACCAATTTTATTTTGTTCAAAAAGAAGGACAAACCCTGGCCCTAGCCAAGGAAGAAGGCCCTCATCAAATCGGGGAATCCGTCAAGGGATTTGTCTATCCAGACATGAAACAACGTCTGCGGATGACCACCAAGGAAGTCAGCGCTAGTTTGACCAGCTTTGGTTGGGGTAGGGTAACGGAAGTTCGAAAGGACCTGGGTGTTTTCTTGGATACGGGTCTGCCGGATAAGGAAGTGGTGGTGTCTTTAGATATCCTGCCTGAAATCAAGGAATTGTGGCCTAAAAAAGGGGATCAACTTTATGTTCGCTATCAGGTGGATAAAAAAGACAGACTGTGGGCTTTACCAGCTTTTCAAGAGGATTTTCAAAAGATGGCTGGCCCTGCTTATGACAATATGCAGAACCAAACCCTACGTGCCATTGTTTACCGTTTGAAGATGACGGGGACCTTTGTCTATCTGCCAGATAACAATATGTTGGGCTTTATTCATCCCAATGAACGCTACTCTGAACCGCGTTTGGGTCAGGAATTGGAAGTGCGGGTGATTGGCTATCGAGCGGTCGATCGGACGCTGAACTTATCCTTGAAACCACGCTCATTTGAGATGTTAGAAAATGATGCCCAGATGATTTTGACCTATCTGGAGAGCAATGGAGGCTTTATGACCTTGAACGACAAGTCTTCTCCGGAAGATATCAAAGCTACCTTTGGGATTTCCAAGGGGCAATTTAAGAAAGCTCTCGGTGGGTTGATGAAGGCTGGAAAAATCAAGCAAGATGCATTTGGAACGGAGACTATATAA
- a CDS encoding DUF1958 domain-containing protein, with protein MKKFILLSCVFLLSIFSPSVRADELLDLTRAEGYEVSDINRPKSSIVIDAHTGTIVWQDNVDEVRDPASMSKVLTLYMTYQAIEAGTISEDTLVRATESDQAIAGIYAISNNAIVAGVDYTVSELITMTAVPSSNVATIMLANLLSNNDPDAFMDQMNAVSQELGMTNSYWFNPSGAAASSFEGYYNPTRYDLYSANQTTARDMAILTYHFLKDYPEILEHTKHPVVTVKAGTPYEETFETYNYSLPGALYGIEGVDGLKTGSSPRGAFNYIATVNRNGQRFITVIMGVGSWEDQNGEYYRHPFGNALMEKAYAEFDYQKVLAAGQQEVDGQVVNLEADLYATVPKGSSPNLSIADGRVVLDTGLEQVSPMIAAGQAVEVVSNSASSGTSSQTETQATLASGMLDQVKQWLAYWPWLLILIFLILMGMLHHVLNRNRRKRKQSQESGQRSRRNRRR; from the coding sequence ATGAAAAAGTTCATTCTTTTGTCTTGTGTTTTTTTGTTATCAATTTTCTCTCCATCTGTCAGGGCCGATGAACTGCTGGATTTGACAAGGGCGGAAGGCTACGAAGTGAGCGATATCAACCGTCCTAAGTCAAGCATTGTCATTGATGCCCATACAGGAACCATTGTCTGGCAGGATAATGTGGATGAGGTCCGCGATCCAGCCAGCATGAGTAAGGTCTTGACCTTATACATGACCTATCAGGCAATTGAAGCTGGGACCATTTCTGAGGATACCCTGGTTCGAGCAACAGAAAGTGACCAGGCGATTGCGGGCATCTATGCCATTTCAAACAATGCGATTGTTGCAGGTGTCGACTATACTGTCTCAGAATTGATTACCATGACGGCAGTTCCTTCTTCAAACGTTGCGACGATTATGTTGGCGAATCTCTTGTCTAACAATGACCCAGATGCGTTTATGGACCAGATGAACGCCGTCTCGCAGGAACTGGGCATGACTAATTCTTATTGGTTTAACCCGAGTGGGGCAGCGGCTTCTTCTTTTGAGGGTTACTACAATCCGACTCGTTATGACCTTTATAGTGCTAACCAAACAACAGCGCGTGATATGGCTATTTTGACCTATCATTTTTTGAAAGATTATCCTGAGATTTTGGAACACACCAAGCACCCTGTGGTAACTGTTAAGGCTGGGACTCCTTATGAGGAAACGTTCGAGACCTATAATTACTCCCTACCAGGTGCTCTGTATGGGATCGAGGGAGTCGATGGGTTAAAAACAGGCTCTAGTCCACGAGGTGCTTTTAACTATATTGCTACGGTTAATCGGAATGGGCAACGGTTTATTACGGTAATTATGGGGGTTGGTAGTTGGGAAGATCAGAATGGCGAATATTACCGCCACCCATTTGGCAATGCCTTGATGGAAAAGGCTTACGCTGAATTTGATTACCAGAAAGTTTTGGCAGCTGGACAGCAGGAAGTGGATGGCCAAGTTGTTAATCTGGAAGCGGATTTGTATGCAACGGTTCCAAAAGGTAGCAGTCCAAACCTGTCTATTGCTGATGGGCGGGTAGTCCTTGATACTGGTTTGGAGCAGGTCAGCCCAATGATTGCAGCGGGTCAGGCTGTGGAAGTGGTGAGTAACTCTGCTTCGTCAGGAACGAGCAGCCAGACAGAGACTCAAGCCACTCTTGCTAGTGGCATGCTTGATCAAGTGAAGCAGTGGTTGGCTTACTGGCCATGGTTGCTCATTTTGATTTTCCTCATTTTGATGGGAATGCTTCACCATGTGTTGAATAGAAATCGAAGAAAACGGAAGCAGAGCCAAGAATCTGGACAGCGGTCTCGTAGAAATAGAAGAAGGTAA
- a CDS encoding DUF1801 domain-containing protein, with amino-acid sequence MLYDVESVEAYFEALPENRRQAVEHLHQVILDHLPAGFEVGVLGGMINYYVPLSAYPAGYHCTPGEPLPFVALASQKTHIALYHMGIYMDKDLNDWFVSAYQELVPTKLDMGKSCIRMKNPKNIPFELIGDLISRMSMERYISLYEENHRK; translated from the coding sequence ATGTTATATGATGTTGAAAGTGTAGAGGCTTATTTTGAGGCTCTGCCAGAAAATCGCAGACAGGCAGTGGAGCATTTGCATCAGGTGATTTTGGACCACCTGCCTGCGGGATTTGAGGTAGGTGTTTTAGGGGGCATGATAAACTACTATGTCCCTCTATCTGCCTATCCAGCTGGTTATCATTGTACGCCAGGGGAACCTTTGCCATTTGTCGCTTTGGCTTCCCAAAAGACCCATATCGCCCTTTACCATATGGGGATTTATATGGATAAGGACCTCAATGACTGGTTTGTATCAGCCTATCAAGAGCTAGTGCCGACCAAGTTAGACATGGGGAAATCCTGCATCCGCATGAAAAATCCCAAAAATATTCCCTTTGAATTGATTGGGGATTTGATCAGTCGGATGAGCATGGAACGTTATATCTCCCTTTATGAAGAAAATCATAGAAAGTAA
- the frr gene encoding ribosome recycling factor, with the protein MSKEIIAKAQERMNQSHQSLAREFSHIRAGRANASLLDRISVEYYGAPTPLNQLAGITVPEARVLLITPFDKSILKDIERALNASDLGLTPQSDGTVIRLVIPALTEETRKNLAKDVKKVGENAKVAIRNIRRDAMDEAKKAEKAKEITEDDLKTLEKDIQKVTDDAIKTIDKMTADKEKELLEV; encoded by the coding sequence ATGTCAAAAGAAATTATTGCGAAAGCGCAAGAACGTATGAACCAGTCTCATCAAAGTTTGGCGCGTGAGTTCAGCCACATCCGTGCAGGTCGTGCCAATGCTAGTTTGTTGGACCGTATCTCGGTAGAATACTACGGGGCACCAACTCCCTTGAACCAATTGGCGGGGATTACTGTTCCTGAAGCGCGTGTTCTCTTGATTACACCATTTGATAAGTCAATCTTGAAAGATATCGAGCGTGCCTTGAATGCTTCAGATCTTGGTTTGACACCACAGTCTGATGGTACGGTGATCCGCTTGGTTATCCCTGCATTGACAGAGGAAACACGTAAGAACTTGGCAAAAGATGTGAAAAAAGTTGGTGAAAACGCTAAGGTTGCTATCCGTAATATCCGTCGTGATGCTATGGATGAAGCGAAAAAAGCTGAAAAAGCCAAGGAAATCACTGAAGATGATTTGAAGACGCTTGAAAAAGATATTCAAAAAGTGACGGATGATGCCATCAAGACAATTGATAAAATGACTGCTGACAAGGAAAAAGAATTGTTAGAAGTGTAA
- a CDS encoding YozE family protein, with protein sequence MRKSFYTWLMAQRNPKSDAPVAILADFAFEESDFPKQSDDFDVVSRFLEESASFSFSMSDFDRIWEDYLEH encoded by the coding sequence GTGAGAAAAAGTTTTTATACTTGGTTAATGGCCCAGCGTAATCCTAAGAGTGATGCGCCTGTGGCAATTTTGGCAGATTTTGCCTTTGAAGAATCGGATTTTCCCAAACAATCGGATGACTTTGATGTGGTCAGTCGTTTTTTGGAAGAATCGGCTAGCTTTAGTTTTTCCATGAGTGATTTTGATCGGATTTGGGAAGACTATTTGGAACATTGA
- a CDS encoding beta-1,6-N-acetylglucosaminyltransferase, whose amino-acid sequence MKKHAYLIIAYDKFEQLAFQVSLLDDPRNDIYIHIDKRSALSDETITLIKNSAQNSKIYFTPRMAVYWGHFSLVECELLLYQTASDNEEYAFYHLLSGADLPLRSQDYIHNFFQKHADKTFVTRFNEKQAEDLKLYRVVEHYHFFRKITPRNLSPFPRKILRAYQIIESKLQTILRVDRLHGKRKEMGFDGYSQWKSINHSVLTAILSERDFINKHFHHTFCSDEYYFGMTLKKAGLLDTIYHQPAVNDIPNEFQGNLRYVNWWDGHPYEWTDSDHDKAQIEQGIALGHFFTRKFDLNKYPGLKDFIQEKVKEA is encoded by the coding sequence ATGAAAAAACACGCTTATCTTATAATTGCCTATGATAAATTCGAACAACTTGCGTTTCAAGTGTCACTCCTAGATGACCCACGAAATGATATTTATATTCATATCGATAAGCGTTCTGCATTATCAGATGAAACCATCACACTTATCAAAAATTCTGCTCAGAATTCTAAGATTTATTTTACTCCGCGAATGGCTGTTTATTGGGGGCATTTTTCCCTTGTTGAGTGCGAACTCCTACTTTACCAAACAGCAAGCGACAATGAAGAGTACGCTTTCTATCATTTACTTTCTGGAGCAGATCTACCACTTCGTTCTCAAGACTATATCCACAACTTTTTCCAGAAACATGCAGATAAAACCTTTGTTACACGCTTCAATGAAAAACAAGCAGAGGATCTTAAACTTTATAGAGTTGTTGAACATTATCACTTTTTTAGAAAAATTACGCCACGAAACCTATCCCCTTTTCCTCGAAAAATCTTACGTGCTTATCAAATTATTGAAAGCAAATTGCAAACAATCCTTCGTGTCGATCGCTTGCATGGAAAACGTAAGGAAATGGGATTTGATGGTTATTCACAATGGAAATCAATCAACCATAGTGTCCTGACAGCAATTCTTTCTGAAAGAGATTTTATCAATAAACATTTTCATCATACTTTCTGCTCAGATGAATATTACTTTGGGATGACACTCAAAAAAGCCGGTCTCTTAGATACTATCTACCACCAACCAGCTGTAAATGATATTCCTAATGAATTTCAAGGTAATCTTCGATATGTCAACTGGTGGGATGGTCATCCGTACGAATGGACAGATTCAGACCATGACAAGGCACAAATCGAGCAAGGAATTGCACTTGGACACTTCTTTACTCGCAAATTCGACCTAAACAAATATCCTGGTCTAAAAGACTTTATTCAAGAAAAAGTAAAGGAAGCCTAA